One Xylocopa sonorina isolate GNS202 unplaced genomic scaffold, iyXylSono1_principal scaffold0014, whole genome shotgun sequence genomic window carries:
- the Txl gene encoding thioredoxin-like produces MGAVRVIKEDSQFFGEIASAGAKLVVVDFTATWCGPCQRIAPVFEQLSLKYPNAVFLKVDVDKCADTAAMQGVSAMPTFIFYRNQTKLGLCQGADPVGLESKIQQFYSSGESDDSESPVSGHMDLTTYICKTKCECLNESDDHNLQQCLSADDGYLESDCDEQLILSIAFLQAVKVHSLKIKAPKDKGPKNIRLYINQPRTIDFDMADSNTSVQDLTLSAEDIEEGNPVPLRYVKFQYVQNLQIFVKDNQSGSETTRIDHLAVFGSPVLITNMGDFKRVIGKKGESH; encoded by the exons ATGGGAGCCGTACGCGTGATCAAAGAGGACAGCCAGTTTTTCGGAGAAATTGCCAGCGCTGGCGCGAAATTAGTCGTAGTCGATTTCACAGCGACATG GTGCGGACCTTGCCAGAGAATCGCACCGGTGTTCGAGCAGCTGTCCCTGAAATACCCGAACGCAGTGTTCCTTAAGGTGGACGTGGACAAATGCGCGGACACAGCTGCGATGCAGGGGGTGAGCGCGATGCCGACGTTCATATTCTACCGGAACCAGACCAAGCTGGGCCTGTGCCAAGGCGCCGACCCTGTCGGGCTCGAGTCCAAGATTCAACAGTTCTACAGCAGCGGAGAGTCGGACGACTCTGAGAGTCCTGTGTCCGGACAT ATGGACTTGACTACGTACATCTGCAAAACGAAGTGCGAATGCCTGAACGAATCGGATGACCACAATCTCCAGCAGTGTTTAAGCGCAGACGATGGATACTTGGAGAGCGACTGCGATGAACAGCTGATCCTGTCCATAGCATTCCTGCAGGCTGTTAAAGTCCACTCGCTGAAGATCAAAGCGCCCAAGGACAAGGGGCCGAAGAACATCAGGCTGTACATCAACCAACCGAGGACAATCGACTTCGATATGGCTGACTCGAACACAAGCGTTCAAGATCTAAC ACTGTCAGCGGAGGACATCGAAGAGGGCAACCCAGTGCCTCTGCGCTACGTAAAGTTCCAGTACGTGCAGAACTTACAGATATTCGTGAAGGATAATCAAAGTGGCAGTGAGACGACAAGAATCGACCATCTGGCTGTGTTTGGCTCTCCGGTTCTGATCACAAACATGGGAGACTTCAAGAGAGTGATCGGTAAGAAAGGAGAGAGCCATTAG
- the LOC143431741 gene encoding uncharacterized protein LOC143431741 — MEKYSALRSFKQNNKHRLISKFNIKRILKKPAYKRKFPRSTREHTEFDKYPYETTCPNCLSYIETKIYHFNTGVTHAIAASLIPVCLCMIPYCSNEYKNTAHYCPRCKIYLGTNYGKGRNIFFLCATN; from the exons atggAAAAGTATAGCGCATTACGCAGCTTTAAACAAAATAACAAACATCGTTTGATATCAAAATTCAATATAAAACGCATTCTAAAGAAGCCAGCGTATAAAAGAAAATTTCCTCGTTCAACTCGAG AGCACACTGAATTCGACAAATATCCGTACGAAACGACCTGTCCGAATTGCTTGAGCTATATAGAGACCAAAATTTACCATTTTAATACTGGCGTGACTCACGCGATAGCTGCAAGTTTAATTCCTGTTTG TTTGTGTATGATACCGTACTGCTCGAACGAATACAAAAATACGGCGCATTATTGTCCCAGATGCAAGATTTACTTGGGTACCAACTACGGGAAaggaagaaatatttttttcctTTGCGCTACGAACTAG
- the Med16 gene encoding mediator complex subunit 16 — MDLLYTVNRRVSAKPFINQESLYDGQSLCTLSSRNIAAFATTTELDDNSGKTWGFHVYVCDLNMPWHAHKVLSNRNTITALEWDLPGDKLVVADSTGNVQLWMLKDHVLNDWALIGSTCFVGEHILGAAWFHNGKKTGLVTEKRDSIHYSEKFNHLPFAPSVRQFGGRAAEGVLVVSTTSMVGAVMITRDFQNPVCSSTESLGSTRHRITAVDLCYGKNGHILVAVSSGNICLPIRCYRVLVRKNDDKCSITSQALPSFFLQDGAPKDNTYTNVTHLKFVVREDADSLVIAVNSDSGGIVEVWELREKSQPVHKLFQPKTLEPFKTVVVWQHQSQYRCQSPVTAIATTRLSIVTTLPPPSYVVVALTDSSVYCLSRDCLKELSFSSLNMAWRPEEPNSKYFKSSVSITSIDLSWLGCVLLACDTRGNLYLYKLLPDGGSSLTLNYACTLLEYCLVTGLDWLDILLCLKSSMIEPLCERLDVSFNRQLQSIQQYHYIQFLCIKTSLYRMLVSGQSKAADLSSLLMIHSVATAFKSLLRPSDLISHDKGPAESLATVINDAITDVDKVLLHLDPKEFTVEPSTLQSLQQLIQWVADLALNLLARLPEQRLQMKSGGYELLKDHKALNTLRELLVIIRIWGLLRPSCLPVFLRSADNLDVLALLFRLLSKLVLPNGDGQAQQVDDGLIDDCCLLPNQIMIPQLHQGNCVTAIATPVLFYQSFPLQLEYGIEPEQLLFVPELNPVEGCMHSGQIVDGIRHLYLGKQPLLVKQCTRCGGKAQVQNMTRTAAIRAWDQRWARACRCGGIWRIHKTCP; from the exons ATGGATTTGTTGTACACTGTGAATAGAAGAGTGAGTGCGAAGCCGTTTATTAATCAAGAAAG CCTGTACGATGGCCAATCGCTCTGCACGCTGTCCAGCCGCAACATAGCTGCCTTCGCCACCACCACAGAGCTGGACGACAACAGCGGAAAGACATGGGGCTTCCACGTTTACGTCTGCGACTTGAACATGCCCTGGCACGCTCACAA AGTGCTGTCGAACAGGAACACGATCACAGCTCTGGAGTGGGATTTGCCAGGCGACAAACTGGTGGTCGCTGACTCCACAGGCAACGTCCAATTGTGGATGCTGAAGGACCACGTACTCAACGACTGGGCACTGATCGGCTCCACTTGCTTCGTTGGTGAGCACATACTGGGCGCAGCTTGGTTCCACAATGGAAAGAAG ACTGGACTCGTCACAGAGAAAAGGGACAGCATACACTACAGCGAGAAGTTCAATCATCTGCCCTTCGCTCCGTCTGTGAGGCAATTCGGTGGCAGAGCTGCGGAGGGTGTTCTGGTGGTGTCGACTACGAGCATGGTGGGCGCTGTGATGATAACGAGGGACTTTCAGAACCCCGTCTGCTCCTCTACGGAGAGTCTGGGCAGCACGAGGCACAGAATAACAGCCGTAGACCTGTGCTATGGCAAAA ATGGTCATATATTGGTCGCAGTGAGCAGCGGAAACATTTGTCTGCCCATCAGATGTTACAGAGTGCTGGTTCGTAAGAACGATGACAAGTGTTCGATCACTTCGCAGGCGCTTCCCAGCTTTTTTCTGCAGGACGGAGCACCAAAGGACAACACGT ACACCAATGTGACCCACTTGAAGTTCGTAGTACGAGAGGATGCTGATTCGCTGGTAATTGCTGTGAACAGCGACAGTGGGGGCATCGTAGAGGTCTGGGAGCTCAGAGAGAAGTCGCAGCCGGTCCACAAGCTGTTTCAACCCAAGACGTTGGAACCGTTCAAGACTGTAGTG GTATGGCAGCACCAGTCCCAGTATCGCTGCCAGTCACCCGTTACAGCAATAGCAACCACAAGACTGTCCATCGTTACCACTCTGCCACCTCCAAGCTACGTAGTGGTGGCCTTAACGGACTCCTCTGTGTACTGTCTGAGCAGAGATTGCCTGAAAGAGCTGTCGTTCTCCTCCTTGAACATGGCTTGGAGGCCCGAAGAGCCCAACAGCAAGTACTTCAAGTCCTCCGTCTCCATAACGAGCATAGATCTCTCCTGGCTGGGCTGCGTACTCCTTGCCTGCGACACTCGTGGCAATTTGTATCTGTACAAACTGCTGCCTGACGGAG GCTCATCCCTGACGTTGAACTACGCCTGTACGTTGCTGGAGTACTGCCTCGTAACGGGATTAGACTGGCTGGATATACTGCTGTGCCTGAAGTCTTCGATGATCGAGCCACTCTGCGAGAGGCTGGACGTCTCCTTCAACAGGCAGCTCCAGTCGATCCAGCAGTACCACTACATCCAGTTCCTGTGCATCAAGACATCGCTGTACAG GATGCTGGTCTCCGGACAGAGCAAAGCAGCTGATCTGTCTTCGCTGCTGATGATACATTCTGTGGCGACTGCCTTCAAGTCCCTGCTGCGTCCCTCAGACCTGATTTCTCATGACAAGGGTCCAGCGGAGAGTTTAGCGACTGTGATCAATGATGCGATCACTGATGTGGACAAG GTACTCCTGCATCTGGACCCGAAGGAGTTCACCGTAGAGCCAAGCACTCTTCAGTCGCTGCAGCAGCTGATCCAGTGGGTCGCTGACCTGGCTCTGAACCTCCTGGCTCGTCTTCCGgagcagcgcttgcagatgaagtCTGGCGGA TACGAGCTGCTGAAGGATCACAAGGCGTTGAACACGCTGAGGGAGCTGCTGGTGATCATTCGAATCTGGGGACTGCTGCGCCCATCCTGTCTGCCAGTGTTCCTTCGCAGCGCTGACAATCTGGATGTGCTGGCGCTGCTGTTTCGTCTGTTATCTAAATTGGTGCTGCCCAACGGTGATGGCCAGGCTCAGCAGGTGGACGATGGCTTGATCG ATGACTGTTGCTTGTTACCCAATCAGATAATGATACCGCAGCTGCACCAGGGCAACTGCGTAACTGCCATAGCTACGCCAGTGCTTTTCTACCAGAGCTTTCCGTTGCAG TTAGAGTACGGCATAGAGCCAGAACAGCTGTTGTTCGTGCCAGAATTGAATCCAGTCGAGGGCTGCATGCACAGCGGACAGATTGTGGACGGCATCAGGCATCTGTACCTTGGCAAGCAGCCGCTGCTGGTCAAACAGTGCACGAG GTGTGGCGGAAAGGCTCAGGTCCAGAACATGACCAGGACAGCTGCGATCAGGGCCTGGGACCAACGGTGGGCCAGAGCCTGTCGCTGCGGTGGCATCTGGAGGATTCACAAGACTTGTCCGTAG